In one window of Methanomicrobiales archaeon DNA:
- a CDS encoding thiamine pyrophosphate-dependent enzyme — protein sequence MAEIPKEEYIFKCTSACAGCSSTLCLRYVLKAAGPDTVLIVPACCTSVIQGIYPRTAMNIPVYNIAFAAAAACASGMSSAYRAAGKKTNVIVYAGDGGTVDIGLQALSGAFERETDFLYICYDNEAYGNTGMQRSGSTPLGALTTTTPGGKIHKKKDIDGIVAAHSPPYMATACSAYPLDLYKKVQKALSIRGPTFIHILAPCPPGWRFPADKTIEMGKLAVKSGMWILWEREHGRLTVSGPSRAAMKNPAPLESYLKAQGRFRGLDAATADALQQQVQENIRRIRCEVEEPCA from the coding sequence ATGGCTGAAATCCCGAAAGAGGAGTATATTTTTAAGTGCACGTCAGCCTGTGCTGGCTGCAGTTCAACCCTCTGCCTGCGGTACGTTCTCAAGGCCGCAGGTCCCGATACCGTTCTCATCGTGCCGGCCTGCTGTACGAGCGTGATCCAGGGGATCTACCCCCGCACGGCCATGAACATACCGGTCTACAACATCGCGTTCGCCGCAGCAGCCGCCTGCGCATCCGGCATGAGCTCGGCCTATCGCGCGGCAGGGAAGAAGACCAACGTGATCGTCTACGCCGGTGATGGAGGGACGGTGGATATCGGGCTGCAGGCACTCTCCGGAGCGTTCGAGCGCGAGACAGATTTTCTGTACATATGCTACGACAACGAGGCCTACGGAAACACCGGCATGCAGCGATCCGGCTCGACACCGCTCGGTGCGCTGACGACGACCACGCCGGGCGGCAAGATCCACAAGAAGAAGGATATCGACGGGATCGTTGCGGCGCATTCTCCACCCTACATGGCAACCGCCTGCAGCGCCTACCCCCTCGACCTCTACAAGAAGGTGCAAAAGGCGCTCTCCATCCGGGGCCCGACCTTCATCCACATCCTCGCTCCCTGTCCGCCGGGCTGGCGGTTCCCCGCGGATAAGACCATCGAGATGGGAAAACTCGCGGTCAAAAGCGGCATGTGGATCCTCTGGGAGCGCGAGCACGGCAGGCTCACCGTCAGCGGGCCCTCGCGGGCGGCGATGAAGAATCCAGCGCCTCTGGAGTCGTATCTCAAGGCGCAGGGTCGGTTCCGGGGTCTGGATGCGGCAACGGCGGATGCCCTGCAGCAGCAGGTGCAGGAGAATATCCGGCGCATCCGGTGCGAGGTGGAGGAGCCATGCGCATGA
- the thsA gene encoding thermosome subunit alpha produces MSQLAGQPILILKEGSSRTRGRDAQGANIAAAKAVANAVRTTLGPRGMDKMLVDTIGDVVITNDGVTILKEMDIEHPAAKMMVEVAKTQDDEVGDGTTTAVVIAGELLKRAEDLLDQEVHPTVIAHGYRLAAEKAEEILNEIALGVTPKDTDVLVNIASTAMTGKGAEAAKEALTQLVVKAVTMVADEDGTVDPENVKIEKRVGGSIEDSEIIEGMIIDKERVHPQMPRKVEDARILLLNAPIEFKKTEVDAEINITSPDQLQAFLDEEERMIRNIVDKVVQSGANVVFCQKGIDDIAQHYLAKAKVLAIRRVKKSDMEKLARATGASVVSSIDAISAEELGYAGLVEERKVSGEEMIFVEKCKNPKAVSLIVRGGTEHVVDELQRAIDDAINVVSVVIEDKKYIAGGGAPETELSLRLRDYAASVGGRAQLAINAFADSMEIIPRTLAENAGLDPIDMLVELRAAHEKGKKNIGLDVYEGKAVDMTKKGVVEPLRVKTQAISSATEAAMMILRIDDVIASSKTPAPPEGGMPPGEAGGMGGMGGMGGEF; encoded by the coding sequence GTGGATACCATCGGTGACGTGGTGATCACGAACGATGGCGTCACAATCCTGAAGGAGATGGACATCGAGCATCCCGCCGCCAAGATGATGGTCGAGGTGGCCAAGACCCAGGACGATGAGGTTGGGGACGGCACGACCACCGCCGTGGTCATCGCCGGGGAACTCCTCAAGCGTGCGGAGGACCTTCTCGACCAGGAGGTTCACCCGACCGTGATCGCCCACGGTTACCGCCTCGCAGCCGAGAAGGCCGAAGAGATCCTGAACGAGATCGCGCTCGGCGTGACTCCGAAGGACACCGATGTGCTCGTCAACATCGCCAGCACGGCGATGACCGGCAAGGGTGCGGAGGCGGCGAAGGAGGCCCTGACCCAGCTCGTCGTCAAGGCGGTCACCATGGTCGCCGACGAGGATGGCACCGTCGATCCCGAGAACGTCAAGATCGAGAAAAGGGTGGGCGGCTCCATCGAGGACTCCGAGATCATCGAGGGCATGATCATCGACAAGGAGCGTGTCCACCCCCAGATGCCGCGGAAAGTGGAGGACGCCAGGATTCTGCTCCTGAACGCCCCCATCGAGTTCAAGAAGACGGAAGTCGACGCCGAGATCAACATTACCAGCCCCGACCAGCTCCAGGCATTCCTGGACGAAGAGGAGCGGATGATCCGGAACATCGTGGACAAGGTCGTCCAGAGCGGTGCCAACGTCGTCTTCTGCCAGAAGGGCATCGATGACATCGCCCAGCACTACCTTGCGAAGGCCAAGGTGCTCGCCATCCGCCGGGTCAAGAAGAGCGACATGGAGAAGCTCGCCCGCGCGACGGGCGCCAGTGTGGTCTCCAGTATCGACGCGATCAGCGCCGAGGAGCTCGGCTACGCCGGTCTCGTCGAGGAGCGCAAGGTGAGCGGCGAAGAGATGATCTTCGTCGAGAAGTGCAAGAATCCGAAGGCCGTATCCCTGATCGTCCGCGGTGGAACCGAACACGTCGTCGACGAACTCCAGCGGGCTATCGACGATGCGATCAACGTGGTCTCCGTCGTTATCGAGGACAAGAAGTACATCGCGGGCGGGGGCGCCCCCGAGACCGAGCTCTCCCTGCGGCTGCGGGATTATGCCGCATCGGTCGGCGGGCGCGCCCAGCTGGCGATCAACGCCTTTGCCGACTCCATGGAGATCATCCCCCGCACCCTCGCCGAGAACGCAGGCCTCGACCCAATCGACATGCTCGTCGAGCTCCGGGCAGCGCACGAGAAGGGGAAGAAGAACATCGGTCTGGACGTGTACGAGGGCAAGGCCGTCGACATGACCAAGAAGGGTGTCGTCGAGCCCCTGCGGGTCAAGACCCAGGCGATCTCGAGCGCGACCGAAGCCGCCATGATGATCCTGCGCATCGACGACGTCATCGCCTCATCCAAGACCCCCGCACCGCCGGAAGGTGGCATGCCTCCGGGAGAAGCGGGCGGCATGGGTGGCATGGGCGGTATGGGCGGCGAGTTCTAG
- a CDS encoding transketolase C-terminal domain-containing protein: protein MRMMATGNKAVAEAVRQAKPAVVAAYPITPQTEIVETIASFVSEGSMESQYIPVESEHSAMAACIGASVTGVRTFTATSSHGLLYMHEMLHWAAGARLPVVMANVNRALGPGWNIWAEHTDAFSQRDTGWLQVYVSTVQEAYDATLMAFRIAEHGDVLLPVMVNLDGFSLSHINQPFEKVELGDFIPDMRLPHAIDTANPRGYGPLTGPEEFYRFRWDIERSMRNARAVIEETEREFAERFGRSYGWTEEYRVEDADVVIVAMGTLGKEAEVAVDRLREEGVKAGSIRIRWFRPFAPLDLGGRDAVVIDRDYSFGFGGVLARSIRSTTGTAPYSVIAGLGGQEVTYEDMAGFVRERRPGEELWFGVNSHV, encoded by the coding sequence ATGCGCATGATGGCGACGGGAAACAAGGCGGTTGCGGAGGCGGTGCGGCAGGCAAAACCCGCCGTCGTGGCCGCCTACCCCATCACCCCCCAGACCGAGATCGTGGAGACCATCGCCAGCTTTGTCTCCGAGGGGAGCATGGAGAGCCAGTACATTCCGGTCGAGAGCGAGCACTCCGCCATGGCCGCCTGCATCGGCGCCAGCGTGACCGGCGTGCGGACGTTCACGGCCACCAGCTCCCACGGGCTGCTCTACATGCACGAGATGCTGCACTGGGCGGCCGGCGCCCGGCTCCCCGTTGTCATGGCGAACGTGAACCGGGCGCTCGGTCCCGGCTGGAACATCTGGGCGGAGCACACCGACGCCTTCTCCCAGCGGGACACGGGCTGGCTGCAGGTCTACGTCAGCACCGTGCAGGAGGCCTATGATGCCACGCTGATGGCGTTCCGGATCGCGGAGCACGGGGACGTCCTCCTTCCGGTTATGGTCAACCTGGACGGCTTCTCCCTCTCCCACATCAATCAGCCCTTCGAAAAGGTGGAGCTCGGCGATTTCATCCCCGATATGCGGCTTCCGCACGCGATCGATACGGCGAACCCCCGCGGCTACGGGCCCCTCACCGGACCGGAGGAGTTCTACAGGTTCCGCTGGGATATCGAGCGGTCGATGCGGAACGCACGGGCGGTGATCGAGGAGACGGAGCGGGAGTTTGCGGAGCGGTTCGGCCGCTCCTACGGCTGGACCGAGGAATATCGCGTCGAGGATGCGGACGTGGTGATCGTGGCGATGGGAACGCTCGGAAAGGAGGCGGAGGTCGCCGTCGATCGCCTCCGCGAGGAGGGGGTGAAAGCCGGCTCCATACGGATCCGCTGGTTCCGCCCCTTCGCCCCGCTCGACCTCGGCGGGCGGGACGCGGTGGTGATCGACCGTGACTACTCCTTCGGATTCGGGGGAGTGCTCGCCCGCTCAATCCGCTCCACAACGGGAACCGCGCCGTACTCCGTGATCGCGGGGCTCGGCGGCCAGGAGGTCACCTACGAGGATATGGCCGGGTTCGTGCGGGAACGGCGGCCCGGGGAGGAACTCTGGTTCGGGGTGAACAGCCATGTATGA
- a CDS encoding Clp1/GlmU family protein produces the protein MTVVEPEWQALCRQIRGSAGRDVVYVLGGSDRGKTTLARHLAAALALHHPTAFIDCDMGQSGIGPPATVGMRVHPGGEHLRFVGSTSPSGHLLQTLAAEKRLLERALALGAAKVIVDSSGFVFGSVPEEFQFQTIDLLQPDHLVAIQRGEELEDLLDNFRRHPAMRIHRLAPSFAVVERGREQRRAYRERLFREYFRDARIQEIPLAALGVHGRVPVGGAADTERGLLVGLNDAENFLLALGILEDWKPEERTLTVFAPPYERDSLATIQFGSLRLDRRSLERQG, from the coding sequence ATGACCGTGGTCGAACCGGAGTGGCAGGCGCTCTGCAGGCAGATCCGGGGATCGGCAGGACGGGATGTGGTCTACGTTCTGGGCGGAAGCGACCGGGGGAAGACCACGCTCGCCCGCCACCTCGCCGCCGCCCTCGCCCTGCACCATCCGACCGCATTCATCGACTGCGACATGGGGCAGTCGGGGATCGGGCCCCCTGCCACGGTGGGCATGCGGGTGCACCCCGGCGGCGAGCATCTCCGCTTCGTGGGGTCGACAAGCCCGAGCGGGCACCTGCTCCAGACGCTCGCCGCCGAAAAACGGCTGCTGGAGAGGGCGCTGGCGCTCGGCGCAGCGAAGGTGATCGTCGACTCGTCGGGGTTCGTCTTCGGATCGGTGCCCGAGGAGTTCCAGTTCCAGACGATCGATCTCCTCCAGCCCGACCACCTGGTGGCGATCCAGCGGGGAGAGGAGCTCGAGGACCTCCTGGACAACTTCCGGCGGCACCCGGCGATGAGGATCCACCGCCTCGCCCCTTCCTTTGCCGTTGTCGAGAGGGGGAGGGAGCAGCGGAGGGCATACCGTGAGCGGCTCTTTCGAGAGTATTTCCGGGACGCCCGAATTCAGGAGATCCCGCTTGCTGCCCTCGGCGTGCACGGAAGAGTGCCGGTGGGCGGTGCAGCAGACACCGAAAGAGGCCTGCTCGTCGGGCTGAACGACGCCGAGAACTTCCTCCTCGCCCTGGGAATCCTGGAGGACTGGAAGCCCGAAGAACGGACTCTCACGGTCTTCGCCCCGCCCTACGAGAGGGACTCACTGGCAACGATCCAGTTCGGCTCCCTGCGGCTGGACCGCAGGAGCCTGGAGCGGCAGGGGTGA
- a CDS encoding 2-oxoacid:acceptor oxidoreductase family protein, with protein MYEVRVHSRGGQGGVTAAKLLAEAAVLDGRYATACPFYGAERRGAPVVSFVRIDDRPIRIYSQIKRPDLVVVLDASIMDTVDVLQGLKEGGTVLLNSSKDLQLDGYRTLEVDLTGIALALDLVVAGSPILNTPVLGALAKLGIVSLDSAKQAIRGTFKDERNVQAAEAAYAEMVV; from the coding sequence ATGTATGAAGTGCGGGTCCACTCCCGGGGCGGCCAGGGCGGGGTGACGGCAGCCAAACTCCTCGCCGAGGCGGCGGTCCTCGACGGGCGCTACGCCACCGCCTGCCCCTTCTACGGGGCGGAGCGGCGGGGTGCGCCGGTCGTCAGCTTCGTGCGGATCGACGACCGCCCCATCCGCATCTACAGCCAGATCAAGCGGCCGGACCTGGTCGTGGTGCTGGACGCCAGCATCATGGATACGGTGGACGTGCTGCAAGGCCTCAAGGAAGGTGGGACGGTGCTCCTGAACAGTTCGAAAGACCTGCAGCTCGACGGCTACCGCACTCTCGAAGTGGATCTCACGGGCATCGCCCTCGCCCTCGACCTGGTGGTCGCAGGGAGCCCTATCCTGAACACGCCGGTTCTCGGGGCGCTCGCAAAGCTCGGAATCGTCAGCCTGGACTCGGCAAAGCAGGCGATCCGGGGGACGTTCAAGGACGAACGGAACGTGCAGGCCGCTGAAGCGGCGTATGCGGAGATGGTGGTATGA
- a CDS encoding 4Fe-4S binding protein produces MSERLAMSRPVEGACGRTGAWRTFRPVVDREKCNACGLCALYCPEAAIDENLDVDLDFCKGCGICANECPKKAIAMEREER; encoded by the coding sequence ATGAGCGAGCGTCTGGCGATGAGCCGCCCCGTCGAAGGGGCCTGCGGCAGGACCGGGGCGTGGAGGACCTTTCGCCCCGTGGTGGACAGAGAGAAATGCAACGCCTGCGGGCTCTGCGCCCTCTACTGCCCCGAGGCGGCGATCGACGAGAATCTCGACGTCGATCTCGACTTCTGCAAGGGCTGCGGGATCTGCGCCAACGAGTGCCCGAAAAAAGCGATCGCGATGGAGCGGGAGGAGCGGTAG
- a CDS encoding VOC family protein — protein MPSVTWFEIPARDPERARRFYAEIFGWQIRPFPAPNRRWLIRTAGPGASAGALTRREAADQPITLFINVPFLDEYMRKVKERGGEILSDVEEVPDWGCFVTCRDPEGNRFGLWESVQGRMPQAGLPATPPVETEFLSPEPELEPRPQE, from the coding sequence ATGCCGTCAGTGACATGGTTCGAGATCCCTGCCCGGGATCCCGAGCGGGCGCGAAGGTTCTACGCAGAGATCTTCGGCTGGCAGATCCGCCCGTTTCCCGCCCCGAATCGGCGCTGGCTGATCCGCACCGCCGGTCCTGGCGCCAGCGCCGGGGCTTTGACGAGGCGCGAGGCGGCTGATCAGCCCATCACCCTGTTCATCAACGTCCCCTTCCTGGACGAATACATGCGGAAGGTGAAGGAGCGCGGCGGCGAGATCCTCTCCGATGTCGAGGAGGTCCCGGACTGGGGCTGCTTTGTCACCTGCAGGGATCCCGAGGGGAACCGCTTTGGACTCTGGGAGTCGGTGCAGGGCAGAATGCCGCAGGCGGGGCTGCCCGCAACTCCGCCGGTCGAGACGGAGTTCCTGTCTCCCGAGCCGGAGCTGGAGCCCCGTCCCCAGGAGTGA